In one window of Halomarina pelagica DNA:
- a CDS encoding PspA/IM30 family protein → MGILSRTSYVIRSKINALLNRAEDPTETLDYSYEQLRDELQDVKRGIADLTTQKKRLEIQKRRLEENIDKHNEQAREAVRQDRDDLARKALEKKKQKMNQIEELEGQIASLQDTQDSLVEKKDQLESRIEEFRTKKESMKARYEAAEASARVSEAMTGAGDDMADLGRAIERAEERTEDMEARAAAMDELQDTGALDDVLSDKDQIDRELEQLSSDSEVEAELETLRTEMGRPSAAGNGGDGAEETDVDATVEDLETEVNAGADAETETESESESEGTDERSG, encoded by the coding sequence ATGGGCATCCTCTCACGGACTTCGTACGTCATCCGCTCGAAGATAAACGCCCTCCTCAATCGAGCGGAGGACCCGACGGAGACCCTCGACTACTCCTACGAGCAGTTGCGCGACGAGCTACAGGACGTAAAGCGCGGCATCGCCGATCTCACCACGCAGAAGAAGCGCCTCGAGATCCAGAAGCGCCGCCTCGAGGAGAACATCGACAAGCACAACGAACAGGCGCGCGAGGCGGTGCGGCAGGACCGCGACGACCTCGCGCGGAAGGCCCTCGAGAAGAAGAAACAGAAGATGAACCAGATCGAGGAACTCGAGGGCCAGATCGCCAGCCTGCAGGACACGCAGGACTCGCTGGTCGAGAAGAAGGACCAGCTCGAGAGCCGCATCGAGGAGTTCCGGACGAAGAAGGAGTCGATGAAGGCGCGCTACGAGGCCGCCGAGGCGAGCGCGCGCGTCTCCGAGGCGATGACCGGCGCGGGCGACGACATGGCCGACCTCGGGCGCGCCATCGAGCGCGCCGAGGAGCGCACCGAGGACATGGAGGCGCGCGCGGCGGCGATGGACGAACTCCAGGACACCGGCGCGCTCGACGACGTGCTCTCGGATAAGGACCAGATCGACCGCGAACTCGAACAGCTCAGCAGCGACAGCGAGGTCGAGGCCGAACTCGAGACCCTCCGAACGGAGATGGGTCGCCCCTCGGCGGCCGGCAATGGCGGCGACGGAGCGGAGGAGACCGACGTCGACGCGACCGTCGAGGACCTCGAAACCGAGGTGAACGCCGGGGCGGACGCGGAGACCGAGACGGAGAGCGAGAGCGAGAGCGAAGGGACCGACGAGCGGTCGGGCTGA
- a CDS encoding DUF7126 family protein — MQAIIVGSDPEDLAAALEAHDVTVTNAAGTADRSSLLDAGVEDADLLAVTDVGLATSIPVARELNPDVRVVVYARDSVPEFVRASTALIVDPALIDPDTVAEELA; from the coding sequence ATGCAGGCTATCATCGTCGGCTCGGACCCCGAGGACCTGGCCGCGGCGCTCGAAGCGCACGACGTGACCGTCACGAACGCGGCGGGCACCGCAGACCGCTCGTCGCTCCTCGACGCGGGCGTCGAGGACGCGGACCTGCTGGCCGTGACGGACGTCGGCCTCGCCACCTCGATCCCGGTCGCCCGCGAACTGAACCCCGACGTGCGCGTCGTCGTCTACGCCCGCGACTCCGTCCCCGAGTTCGTCCGCGCCAGCACGGCGCTCATCGTCGATCCCGCCCTGATCGACCCCGACACGGTGGCCGAGGAACTGGCCTGA
- a CDS encoding sugar nucleotide-binding protein, giving the protein MTRRALVVGASGFLGRSVVDRLREDGVETRGTYRSNRCDGATCRFDLFADDPTRLPFDGCDAVVFTAHVERTDHDRDAFVDRVERLLAACGDRLFVYVSSAGVFDGDAGRYLESDEPTPKSKYGRRLRAFERRIADRFDRHCVVRPDYLFGYSRGRLDKRLSHTRERVLAGETVAYFDDMYKSPAAVTEVAAAVAAAVTGDLRGLLHVPSPRTTAFAFHRAGMAALGLPYRRVVPESMPDDPTLHRDSSLRSERFVEEVGFQPRSVWQAIRPQVDPPATG; this is encoded by the coding sequence GTGACGAGGCGGGCACTCGTCGTCGGCGCGTCGGGCTTCCTCGGACGGTCGGTGGTCGACCGCCTGCGCGAGGACGGCGTCGAGACGCGCGGGACCTACCGGTCGAACCGCTGCGACGGCGCGACCTGTCGGTTCGACCTCTTCGCGGACGACCCGACGCGCCTCCCGTTCGACGGCTGCGACGCCGTCGTGTTCACGGCGCACGTCGAACGCACGGACCACGACCGCGACGCGTTCGTCGACCGGGTGGAGCGCCTCCTCGCCGCCTGCGGGGACCGGCTGTTCGTCTACGTCTCGAGCGCCGGGGTCTTCGACGGCGACGCGGGGCGCTACCTCGAGTCCGACGAACCGACCCCGAAGTCGAAGTACGGTCGGCGGCTCCGCGCGTTCGAGCGCCGGATCGCCGATCGGTTCGACCGGCACTGCGTCGTCCGGCCGGACTACCTGTTCGGGTACTCGCGGGGGCGACTCGACAAGCGCCTCTCGCACACCCGGGAGCGCGTCCTGGCAGGCGAGACGGTGGCGTACTTCGACGACATGTACAAGAGCCCCGCCGCGGTGACCGAGGTCGCGGCCGCGGTGGCCGCCGCCGTGACGGGCGACCTCCGCGGGCTCCTCCACGTCCCCAGCCCCCGGACGACCGCGTTCGCCTTCCACCGCGCCGGGATGGCCGCCCTCGGTCTCCCCTACCGCCGCGTCGTCCCCGAGTCGATGCCCGACGACCCGACGCTCCACCGCGACTCCTCGCTCCGCTCGGAGCGGTTCGTCGAGGAGGTGGGATTCCAGCCGCGGTCCGTGTGGCAGGCGATCCGTCCCCAGGTCGACCCCCCCGCGACGGGGTGA
- the guaA gene encoding glutamine-hydrolyzing GMP synthase, protein MVDVESFVEEATAEIREAVGDAHAIIALSGGVDSSVAAALAYEAIGEQLTPVYVDTGLMRKGETEQVRETFDYMESLRIVEAHERFFERLAGVTDPEEKRHVIGAQFIREFEREARDADADFLVQGTIYPDRIESEGGIKSHHNVGGLPDVVDFEGIVEPVRDLYKDEVREVARALDLEEVVSERMPFPGPGLAVRVVGEVTPERAEVAREACHIVEEELEEYDPWQAFAAVVGKGTGVKGDNRVHGHIVAVRSVESRDGMTARAQEIDWETLQRIQSRITGTVPSVARVVYDVTHKPPATIEYE, encoded by the coding sequence ATGGTGGACGTCGAGTCGTTCGTCGAGGAGGCGACCGCGGAGATCCGCGAGGCGGTCGGCGACGCCCACGCCATCATCGCCCTCTCGGGCGGGGTGGACTCCTCGGTCGCCGCCGCGCTCGCCTACGAGGCCATCGGCGAGCAACTCACGCCGGTCTACGTGGACACCGGACTGATGCGAAAGGGCGAGACCGAGCAGGTCAGAGAGACCTTCGACTACATGGAGAGCCTGCGGATCGTCGAGGCCCACGAGCGCTTCTTCGAGCGACTCGCGGGCGTCACGGACCCCGAGGAGAAGCGCCACGTCATCGGCGCGCAGTTCATCCGCGAGTTCGAGCGCGAGGCGAGGGACGCGGACGCCGACTTCCTCGTCCAGGGGACGATCTACCCCGACCGGATCGAGAGCGAGGGCGGCATCAAGTCCCACCACAACGTCGGCGGCCTCCCGGACGTCGTCGACTTCGAGGGGATCGTCGAACCCGTCCGTGACCTCTACAAGGACGAGGTCCGGGAGGTGGCCCGCGCGCTCGACCTGGAGGAGGTCGTGTCCGAGCGGATGCCCTTCCCGGGACCGGGGCTGGCCGTCCGCGTCGTCGGGGAGGTCACCCCCGAGCGGGCCGAGGTGGCCCGCGAGGCGTGTCACATCGTCGAGGAGGAACTCGAGGAGTACGACCCGTGGCAGGCGTTCGCCGCCGTCGTCGGCAAGGGGACGGGCGTCAAGGGCGACAACCGCGTCCACGGCCACATCGTCGCCGTCCGCTCGGTTGAGTCGCGCGACGGGATGACCGCCCGCGCCCAGGAGATCGACTGGGAGACCCTCCAGCGCATCCAGAGTCGCATCACCGGCACGGTGCCGAGCGTGGCGCGCGTCGTCTACGACGTCACGCACAAGCCCCCGGCGACCATCGAGTACGAGTGA
- a CDS encoding MBL fold metallo-hydrolase, which translates to MPARLSDHCWAIELRGVNAYLAEDEPEADGERVLTLIDTGTPFDARTLAREIEATGHRVEDVERVLLTHYDLDHVGGLGRLDFEDATVHVGMPDVDYLTGDASPPVSTHKGALQRALGPLARTPRVAVEPVADGDRVGSFTVYETPGHTPGHVAYVSDALSAAFVGDLVVERDGELAASPWALSYDTNDVRESVHDLADRMPAVEILGMGHGVPFARGGSVRLAELGERIE; encoded by the coding sequence ATGCCAGCGCGACTCTCGGATCACTGCTGGGCGATCGAACTCCGCGGCGTGAACGCCTACCTCGCCGAGGACGAACCGGAGGCCGACGGCGAGCGGGTCCTCACGCTGATCGACACCGGGACGCCCTTCGACGCGCGGACCCTCGCCCGCGAGATCGAGGCGACCGGTCACCGCGTGGAGGACGTGGAACGCGTGCTGCTCACGCACTACGACCTGGACCACGTGGGGGGCCTCGGCCGCCTCGACTTCGAGGACGCGACGGTCCACGTCGGGATGCCCGACGTGGACTACCTGACCGGCGACGCCTCCCCGCCCGTCTCGACGCACAAGGGGGCGCTCCAGCGCGCGCTCGGGCCGCTCGCGCGCACGCCCCGCGTGGCGGTCGAACCCGTCGCGGACGGGGACCGGGTCGGCAGCTTCACCGTCTACGAGACGCCCGGGCACACCCCCGGCCACGTGGCGTACGTGAGCGACGCGCTCTCGGCAGCGTTCGTGGGCGATCTCGTCGTGGAGCGCGACGGCGAACTCGCCGCGTCGCCGTGGGCGCTGAGTTACGACACGAACGACGTGAGAGAGAGCGTCCACGACCTCGCGGATCGGATGCCCGCCGTCGAGATTCTGGGGATGGGCCACGGCGTCCCGTTCGCGCGCGGCGGGAGCGTCCGACTGGCCGAACTCGGCGAACGCATCGAGTAG
- a CDS encoding CTP synthase yields the protein MPTAPTEYDPTLGKKFIFVTGGVMSGLGKGITAASTGRLLANAGFDVTAVKIDPYLNVDAGTMNPFQHGEVYVLRDGAEVDLDLGNYERFLDIDMTADHNVTTGKVYQHVIEKERSGDYLGKTVQIIPHVTDDIKRRIREAAAGHDVCIVEVGGTVGDIEGMPFLEALRQFVHEQESDDFLLMHVTLVPYSKNGEQKTKPTQHSVKELRSIGLQPDVLIGRCETPLADDVKRKIALFCDVPTDAVFSNPDVEDIYHVPLTVEEEGLDQYVMEELGLAERALPREDRATGWRDLVTRERTGELDVALVGKYALEDAYLSVHEALKHAGLEHGVDVNVLWVDADEMDADHRARLEAADAIIVPGGFGVRGTEGKIDAIRYARERGVPFLGLCLGFQLAVVEFARNVADLDGAHSTELYENASTPVIDLLPEQYEIEEMGGTMRLGAYETDVSPGTLAADLYGDSCVERHRHRYEVNPEYIDDLEDAGLVFSGRVNNRMEILELPDHPFFFGTQFHPEFRSRPGRASPPFLGLLAAALDREPAETEGVSA from the coding sequence ATGCCGACAGCGCCCACGGAGTACGACCCCACGTTGGGCAAGAAGTTCATTTTCGTCACCGGCGGCGTGATGTCCGGGCTCGGGAAGGGCATCACCGCGGCGAGCACCGGCCGCCTGCTGGCCAACGCGGGCTTCGACGTGACCGCGGTGAAGATCGACCCCTACCTGAACGTCGACGCGGGTACCATGAACCCCTTCCAGCACGGCGAGGTGTACGTGCTGCGGGACGGCGCGGAGGTGGACCTGGACCTCGGGAACTACGAGCGCTTCCTCGACATCGACATGACGGCGGACCACAACGTCACCACCGGGAAGGTCTACCAGCACGTCATCGAGAAGGAGCGAAGCGGGGACTACCTCGGCAAGACCGTCCAGATCATCCCGCACGTCACCGACGACATCAAGCGCCGCATCCGCGAGGCCGCGGCGGGCCACGACGTCTGCATCGTCGAGGTCGGCGGCACCGTCGGCGACATCGAGGGGATGCCCTTCCTCGAGGCCCTCCGCCAGTTCGTCCACGAGCAGGAGTCCGACGACTTCCTCCTGATGCACGTCACGCTCGTCCCCTACTCGAAGAACGGCGAGCAGAAGACCAAGCCCACCCAGCACAGCGTGAAGGAACTCCGGAGCATCGGTCTCCAGCCCGACGTCCTGATCGGGCGCTGCGAGACGCCGCTCGCGGACGACGTGAAGCGGAAGATCGCGCTGTTCTGCGACGTGCCGACCGACGCCGTGTTCTCCAACCCCGACGTGGAGGACATCTACCACGTCCCCCTGACCGTCGAGGAGGAGGGCCTGGATCAGTACGTGATGGAGGAACTCGGGCTGGCGGAGCGCGCCCTCCCACGCGAGGACCGGGCGACCGGATGGCGCGACCTCGTGACGCGCGAGCGGACGGGCGAACTCGACGTCGCGCTGGTCGGTAAGTACGCGCTCGAGGACGCCTACCTCTCCGTCCACGAGGCGCTCAAGCACGCCGGCCTCGAACACGGCGTGGACGTGAACGTCCTCTGGGTCGACGCCGACGAGATGGACGCGGACCACCGCGCCCGCCTCGAGGCCGCGGACGCGATCATCGTCCCCGGCGGCTTCGGCGTCCGCGGAACCGAGGGCAAGATCGACGCCATCCGCTACGCCCGCGAGCGCGGCGTCCCCTTCCTCGGGTTGTGTCTCGGCTTCCAGCTCGCGGTCGTCGAGTTCGCCCGGAACGTGGCGGACCTCGACGGCGCGCACTCCACGGAGCTGTACGAGAACGCCTCCACCCCGGTCATCGACCTCCTGCCCGAGCAGTACGAGATCGAGGAGATGGGCGGCACGATGCGCCTCGGGGCCTACGAGACGGACGTCTCGCCCGGGACGCTGGCGGCCGACCTCTACGGCGACTCCTGCGTCGAGCGCCACCGCCACCGCTACGAGGTGAACCCCGAGTACATCGACGACCTGGAGGACGCGGGGCTGGTCTTCTCCGGTCGCGTCAACAACCGCATGGAGATACTCGAACTGCCCGACCACCCGTTCTTCTTCGGCACGCAGTTCCACCCCGAGTTCCGCTCGCGGCCCGGCCGGGCGAGCCCGCCGTTCCTCGGCCTGCTCGCCGCCGCGCTCGACCGCGAACCGGCCGAGACCGAGGGGGTGAGCGCCTGA
- a CDS encoding MogA/MoaB family molybdenum cofactor biosynthesis protein gives MSEEHHDHHEHGDRHGHHDYDEHHEDDDHHDHDGHHDHGEAGTHDHHHYDLETVGAAVITVSSTRTVDDDPAGDAIEELLADAGHEVVAREVIPDDFEAVRETVERAVANDAVDAVVTTGGTGITRDDVTVEACAVLFDKELPGFGELFRQLSRDEVGTRVVGTRAVAGVVTVNPTEGNPVHGVPVFCLPGSENAARLGTREIVVPEAPHLAGLARRS, from the coding sequence ATGAGCGAGGAACATCACGACCACCACGAACACGGCGACCGCCACGGCCACCACGACTACGACGAGCATCACGAAGACGACGACCACCACGACCACGACGGCCACCACGACCACGGCGAGGCGGGCACGCACGACCACCACCACTACGACCTGGAGACGGTCGGCGCGGCGGTGATCACCGTCTCCTCGACGCGGACGGTCGACGACGACCCGGCGGGCGACGCCATCGAGGAACTGCTCGCCGACGCGGGCCACGAAGTCGTCGCGCGGGAGGTGATCCCGGACGACTTCGAGGCCGTGCGCGAGACGGTCGAGCGGGCGGTCGCGAACGACGCGGTGGACGCGGTCGTCACCACCGGCGGGACGGGGATCACCCGCGACGACGTGACCGTCGAGGCGTGCGCCGTACTCTTCGACAAGGAACTCCCCGGGTTCGGCGAGCTGTTCCGACAGCTCTCGCGGGACGAGGTCGGCACGCGCGTCGTGGGGACCCGCGCCGTCGCGGGCGTGGTCACGGTCAACCCCACCGAGGGCAACCCGGTCCACGGCGTCCCGGTGTTCTGCCTCCCGGGCAGCGAGAACGCGGCCCGGCTCGGAACGCGCGAGATCGTCGTCCCGGAGGCCCCGCACCTCGCCGGACTCGCCCGCCGGTCGTGA
- a CDS encoding dienelactone hydrolase family protein produces MSEPIVLGGARDVRGTLDTPDADTDACVVACPPHPQLGGRRGDRRLTAVSDALAPEIACLRFDYGEWDEGRGERTDAVAAVRWARERYDRVALFGYSFGGAVALLAAAEADVEAASALAPASRLPAGLDAAAALDAIDCPVQVVYGERDTTAEWEPVVERARELGYEVEAMSADHHFVGQGGKVADRVEAFLRRAL; encoded by the coding sequence ATGAGCGAACCGATCGTACTGGGCGGCGCGCGCGACGTGCGCGGCACCCTCGACACGCCCGACGCCGATACCGACGCCTGCGTTGTCGCCTGCCCGCCCCACCCGCAACTGGGCGGGCGCCGCGGCGACCGCCGACTGACCGCCGTCTCGGACGCCCTCGCACCCGAGATCGCCTGCCTGCGCTTCGACTACGGCGAGTGGGACGAGGGGCGGGGCGAGCGGACGGACGCCGTCGCCGCCGTCCGGTGGGCCCGCGAGCGCTACGACCGCGTCGCGCTGTTCGGCTACAGCTTCGGCGGGGCGGTGGCGCTGCTCGCCGCGGCGGAGGCGGACGTCGAGGCCGCGAGCGCGCTCGCGCCCGCCTCGCGCCTCCCGGCGGGGCTCGACGCCGCGGCCGCGCTCGACGCGATCGACTGCCCGGTGCAGGTGGTCTACGGCGAGCGCGACACGACGGCGGAGTGGGAGCCGGTCGTCGAGCGCGCCCGCGAGTTGGGCTACGAGGTCGAGGCGATGAGCGCCGACCACCACTTCGTCGGACAGGGCGGGAAGGTCGCGGATCGGGTGGAGGCGTTCCTGCGGCGGGCGCTCTGA
- a CDS encoding zinc-binding dehydrogenase, with the protein MYAVQFSEHGDVSVLDYDEFDDPTVGSDEVLVDVKAGALNHLDVWTRRGLPGIDLEMPHIPGSDAAGVVSAVGEDVTRFEEGDRVAVAAGRYCGKCEFCRDGEESMCVNYHIMGEHVRGVHAERAAVPEENLVPVPEGVDWHTAASASLVFQTAWRMLITRADVQPGEKVLVLGASGGVGHAAVQIADYAGAEVYATASSEEKLDHARECGADHLIDYEETSFADEIRDLTGGRGVDVIVDHVGPATWEDSQKSLAKGGRIVTCGATTGPVAETNLNRVFWNQQQILGSTMATPGEIDDVLPLVWDGTFEVHVREVLPMSEIRRAHSMLEEREGFGKVVVVPDSEYDG; encoded by the coding sequence ATGTACGCGGTCCAGTTCTCGGAACACGGCGACGTGAGCGTTCTCGACTACGACGAGTTCGACGACCCGACCGTCGGATCGGACGAGGTCCTCGTGGACGTGAAGGCCGGCGCGCTCAACCACCTCGACGTCTGGACGCGCCGCGGCCTCCCCGGCATCGACCTGGAGATGCCCCACATCCCCGGCAGCGACGCGGCGGGCGTCGTGAGCGCGGTCGGCGAGGACGTGACGCGGTTCGAGGAGGGCGACCGCGTCGCGGTCGCCGCGGGGCGCTACTGCGGGAAGTGCGAGTTCTGCCGCGACGGCGAGGAGTCGATGTGCGTCAATTACCACATCATGGGCGAGCACGTCCGCGGCGTCCACGCGGAGCGGGCGGCGGTGCCGGAGGAGAACCTCGTCCCCGTCCCCGAGGGCGTGGACTGGCACACCGCCGCCTCCGCCTCGCTCGTCTTCCAGACGGCCTGGCGGATGCTGATCACGCGGGCGGACGTCCAGCCCGGCGAGAAGGTGCTCGTTCTCGGCGCGAGCGGCGGCGTCGGCCACGCCGCCGTCCAGATCGCGGACTACGCCGGCGCGGAGGTCTACGCCACGGCGAGCAGCGAGGAGAAACTCGACCACGCCCGCGAGTGCGGCGCGGACCACCTCATCGACTACGAGGAGACCTCGTTCGCCGACGAGATACGCGACCTCACCGGCGGTCGCGGGGTGGACGTGATCGTCGACCACGTCGGTCCGGCGACGTGGGAGGACTCCCAGAAGTCCCTCGCGAAGGGCGGGCGCATCGTCACCTGCGGGGCGACCACCGGCCCGGTCGCGGAGACGAACCTCAATCGCGTCTTCTGGAACCAGCAGCAGATCCTCGGCTCGACGATGGCGACGCCCGGCGAGATCGACGACGTGCTCCCGCTCGTGTGGGACGGGACGTTCGAGGTGCACGTCCGCGAGGTCCTCCCGATGAGCGAGATCCGTCGCGCCCACTCGATGCTCGAGGAGCGCGAGGGCTTCGGGAAGGTCGTCGTCGTGCCCGACAGCGAATACGATGGCTGA
- a CDS encoding cupin domain-containing protein produces MALDLYDVPTPAEGDLESGELVVTDDVLVKYFALGPGAELTPHEHDDATNVFHVLEGTVTVIQDGTEEVVEAPGVVLHERGVTHGARNDADEVAVLTASLCPLPS; encoded by the coding sequence ATGGCGCTCGATCTGTACGACGTTCCGACGCCCGCCGAGGGCGACCTCGAATCCGGCGAACTCGTCGTCACCGACGACGTGCTGGTGAAGTACTTCGCGCTCGGGCCGGGGGCGGAGCTGACGCCCCACGAGCACGACGACGCGACGAACGTCTTTCACGTCCTCGAGGGGACCGTGACGGTGATCCAGGACGGCACCGAGGAGGTCGTCGAGGCCCCCGGCGTCGTGCTCCACGAGCGCGGCGTCACGCACGGCGCGCGCAACGACGCCGACGAGGTGGCGGTGCTGACGGCGAGCCTCTGTCCGCTCCCGTCCTGA
- a CDS encoding antitoxin VapB family protein has translation MGSTSIRVSDETHEKIERLKERGESFDQTLDRLAEEKLRERNSELARAYRENAELARQTEDEWKHASVEADRRLGDAEGVVTPGEGEEL, from the coding sequence ATGGGGAGCACGTCCATTCGCGTCTCCGACGAGACGCACGAGAAGATCGAGCGACTGAAAGAGCGCGGCGAGTCGTTCGACCAGACGCTCGATCGACTCGCAGAGGAGAAGCTCCGCGAACGCAACTCGGAACTCGCCCGCGCCTACCGTGAGAACGCCGAACTCGCCCGCCAGACGGAAGACGAGTGGAAACACGCGTCGGTCGAAGCGGATCGACGTCTCGGCGACGCCGAGGGGGTCGTCACGCCGGGAGAGGGAGAAGAACTCTAG
- a CDS encoding aldo/keto reductase gives MEYATVQGVEVPKVGLGTWRLTGEDCRRAVGTALELGYRHVDTAQAYGNERAVGAALRESDVERDEVFLATKLAGGNREYDDVLRSTDESLAKLGTSYLDLLLIHWPNPRTPLEATVTAMNDLRAEGKVRHVGVSNFGIDRLDRARELSDAPILTDQVQYHPYWDQRDLLDYCAVHDVLLTAYSPLGHGGVLDDPVLREVGERHGKSAAQVAIRWLVQQEGVCTVPKATSREHLEANLDVFDFELTDEEMERVRQPSKLRTLKGFVKARLSR, from the coding sequence ATGGAGTACGCCACCGTGCAGGGAGTCGAAGTCCCGAAGGTCGGACTCGGGACGTGGCGACTCACCGGCGAGGACTGTCGGCGGGCCGTCGGAACGGCGCTCGAACTCGGGTATCGACACGTCGACACCGCCCAGGCATACGGGAACGAGCGGGCGGTCGGGGCCGCGCTCCGCGAGAGCGACGTCGAGCGCGACGAGGTCTTCCTCGCGACGAAACTCGCCGGCGGGAACCGCGAGTACGACGACGTGCTTCGCTCGACCGACGAGAGCCTCGCGAAGCTCGGGACGAGCTACCTCGACCTCCTGCTCATCCACTGGCCGAACCCGCGTACCCCCCTCGAAGCCACCGTCACGGCGATGAACGACCTCCGCGCGGAGGGGAAGGTCCGCCACGTCGGGGTGAGCAACTTCGGCATCGACCGCCTCGACCGGGCGCGAGAGCTCTCCGACGCCCCGATCCTCACCGACCAGGTACAGTACCACCCCTACTGGGACCAGCGCGACCTCCTCGACTACTGCGCCGTCCACGACGTGCTCCTGACCGCGTACAGCCCCCTCGGTCACGGCGGCGTCCTGGACGACCCCGTCCTCCGCGAGGTGGGCGAGCGACACGGCAAGTCCGCCGCCCAGGTCGCGATCCGCTGGCTCGTCCAGCAGGAGGGCGTCTGCACCGTCCCGAAGGCGACCAGCCGCGAGCACCTTGAGGCCAACCTCGACGTGTTCGACTTCGAACTCACGGACGAGGAGATGGAACGCGTCCGCCAGCCCTCGAAGCTCCGCACCCTGAAGGGGTTCGTCAAGGCGCGACTCTCGCGCTGA
- a CDS encoding type II toxin-antitoxin system PemK/MazF family toxin has protein sequence MSDLRRGDVVLVALDPTVGSEQAGTRPAVVVQNDTGNRFSPTTIVAPVTTRYEPGKFPFQVELLAAEEPVDRDTAVQCDQIRTVSVEDRVLERFGRLSPEAMDRVDDAIRISLGLDGGY, from the coding sequence ATGTCGGACCTCCGGCGCGGCGACGTCGTTCTCGTGGCCCTCGATCCGACGGTGGGATCGGAACAGGCGGGGACGCGTCCGGCGGTCGTCGTTCAGAACGATACCGGGAACCGATTCTCGCCGACGACGATCGTCGCACCCGTGACGACGAGATACGAGCCGGGGAAATTCCCGTTCCAGGTAGAGCTGCTAGCCGCCGAGGAGCCAGTCGACCGCGATACCGCCGTTCAGTGCGACCAGATCCGGACGGTCTCGGTGGAGGATCGCGTACTCGAACGCTTCGGGCGGCTGTCGCCCGAAGCGATGGACCGCGTCGACGACGCGATCCGGATCAGCCTCGGACTTGACGGCGGGTACTGA